tctttttaacctttgcaaagatattttatttctaattttgtttttttttattacagaTAAATATGtctttattttcacttttattaaatagaaatatttattttaaaataaataaatcaatttttgaTTCACAAttgtatttttctaaaaaaggaaaatctatcattatctttttatttatttatttatttatttatatattgacATTGTCAACTTGGGAAAGCACTCATTCGTAAACATGATTAGACCCAAATAAAAAGTTGCTTTTCCACccacaataaataaataaataaaatatatatatatatatatatatatagtattttATAATACTTtgtctttaatttaaaaaaaaatcaaaattacccttaaattattttttttttattaatattcttaaaatttttatttaagaactaaaaaaaatttaaatttttttaaaaaaattcaaaaatatcgGTTAGTACTAtatttaacttcaaaattaacgtttaaaaatatatttaaaaaataattataaaccttttttatctatatatattgataataaGATGgtagtattttaattaatttatcaataaataaataaattaattaattaattaattaaaagatatatatatatatatagcaaaGTAGTTTCACTTTTTGTATATAggtacaataaaaatattttttttttatgattagaCCATTcttttaaagtaaaattttaaacaaacaCAATTTGCTATTTTTGGAGTGacataaatacaaaagtaTTTTCCCTATAATTCAAATCTATACTTagaaaaggttaaattaaactcgttgttattattattattattatttttctaggTATCGATCTTTGAGGTATCTTGTTTCGACTGTAGCTCgttcgttttagctctgatttgagtgattgaaaaaaaaaacgttgaaATCGTTGTTCAATACAGGGTAGGTTTTTTATcgtcaaaaatattaattaattgagattaaggactaaaaaatatttttttttctcccgaGTAActgagagaaacaaaaaaagttatttcTTGATGTTCGATAATATATAGCTCTTGGTCTTCTGACCTTTCacagtattaaaaaaaatttaagtttcaTAGTttgtatattatttaaaattatttaaaatttcaccTGAAGGATAACTAGACGATATAAACTTATTTGGTGTGGATAAAGTTGGGATGAATTTAGCGATGATCTTGTCTTAAAAAGCAAGTGTTTGACTTAGAGTTAACACTTGAGCATGTTCTAAGAGATGAACacaataaattatgaattcaTTAGTTTATTTGGATCAAATTGCAAGGTTTAATCATTTTGAAAGCATGATTAGCAGTTCTTTAGATTCAGGGAGGCAACAACTTggcatataataaaatgaaggcaagtgattgaaatttgtttccCACCCATTTCTGTTGCTCAAATTTTCTATGAAAGTCTGAACAgatttgattcttctttctttaaatatCATAAGAAGATTCCATTTCCCATCACTACTTCTATTGCAATTCCACTGTCTCAGTAAGTCCATTTTAAAACTCATGGTGGTGGGTTCTTCGGGTTTCTCTCTCAATCCGCACTCAAATTTCTCCAAATGGCTTCTCTCCTTTTCAGTTCTTGCAAATTCCCGATTTCTTCACCGTACTTTCAATCGTTTTCTCTCGGATTTTCGCTTGTAGTCGCCATNttttttttttttttttttttttttttttttttttttttttttgcgttCCTGATTTGTGTTCGAGCGTGTTCTTGAAATGATTCATCATGGGAATCGGTTTTCGTACTAGTTTTGGCGTGAATGCGATTGGAATCACTCCTTTCGTGGTTGAATTTGCTGAAGTTCGCGCGATTTTAGTTCGCAATAGAAGAGAAATTTGAGGTTTCGATTAGTGTAGAAAAGGAGATTTGATTTGAGGAGAAGAGGTTATTTGGAGAATGATGTCTTCTGGTGTAAATTTGGTGATGACTGTGATTGGATTCACTGTGAGTACTTTGTTCATCGTGTTCGTCTGCGCGAGGCTTGTTTGTGCTCGGATTCATCTCAATGCTTCAAGGCGCTCCTTCCTTGTCGCTTCTAGATCCGATCTCAGTGGGGTGAGTTCGTTTTTCTCATGTTTAATTTGCTTCCAGATTTGTTGATACATTTCATGTGCTGCTGATTCATGAGCCATATTTATCATTAGAAACTGGATTTGATTGTCTCTCTGCACTATAGTTCTTGCATTTCTGCAAATTGAATGTAGTTTCACCATTCATTTCATACGGTTGTTTTACTCCGTTCTGATATGCTGTAAGAGACTACTAAAAAAGGCGAAACTCACGCGTTTTTAGAGATTGTTACATATAATTCTGTTCTATGATTAGCTAGTTGGTGAGACAATAGCTTACCAAGTCACGTGGTTAAAGTTTGATCTCAAATGACTCGGCCTACACTTCGATCTAAAgccatttgaatttgaaagcaatcaaaacaaaaagtcGAAGAACCATCGGACCTATTATTGACCCATATatcgtgatatcatgttagCTTGGTTGTCTCTCTTTTGTAGGTCTGCTAATGCATTTTTAGTAGCCTTTTTGCATTGTCACTTTTAGTCAACTACTGATGAATTGGGAGAGGTTAGACAGGAACAAAAAGGGTCTCTGAATACTCAATTCTTGTTTGTTCTTATAGGCAGttctttttagttctttttccCTTGCTTTACGCTGATTCATTTGTGGACGTCTCTTTATTTACACAATGAATTTCCTCGTTGCAGCTCGAACGGGGACAACACGGTGTAGAGCCTTTCGTTGTAGCTAACTTTCCAACTAAGAAGTATAGTGATGAATACTTCTCATCCATGAGGAATGCTCAGTATGTTCTCCTTCATTTCACAGTCTCACAGCGTTGGTTTCATGATTTCTTTAGAAAATCTCTTTATCTGATATATATATCACGAATCATAAATTGCCTCCAGATGGGCAGTGACATATGATGATATTTGTTTCCTCTGGATAAGATTGGATAAGATTCTATTATGGTGTCTCTTTGATGTAAAGTATAGTGGTTTTATCTGTAATGGCCTAAAGCAGACAATCTCTGCtggtggtgggtttgagcttttacaaatggtattagagccagacaccgaacggtgtgccagcgaggacgctgggcctaagggaggtggattgtgagatcccacatcggttggagaggagaacgaaacattccttataagggtgtggaaacctctccctaacaagatgcgttttaaaaccgtgaggttgacggcgatatgtaacggaccaaagtagacaatatctgctagcggtagtcttgggctgttacagagAATGAGGACTAACTGCTTTACTCAAGGGAGTATGATGAGCTTAAAATGAGTTGATCTTGTAGTTGAATGGTTTTTCCCCAAGCATAATCATTTGTGAATATTGAGTGGTAGGTTGAGGTGTCACAAACCAGATATTTAGCCGTCACACTGTTCAGGTGGAAAAGCAAAAAGGAGGAACAAACAGGTTGGGCCATGTTGGTATTGCTTGTGAGAGTGATTGATGGCCTCTTgaataaatatctttaaaagttAGTAGAATGGTGATTCTTTTATGAGATATTTTGGTAAGTTGGCTTCAAACATAGTTTTAATCAGCCTGGGCCCTTAGCAGTAgatgaggaaaaaggagttaCTAGTTAAATCTCGTACGGTTTGGAACGAACGCTACTATGTTAATGTAGtgtcactctctctctcttaaataCATCTACTAGTTGTTGTAAATATCTTTCCCATCGTGCTCGAGAACCTCTTCTATTAGTTCATGTATGGTTAAGGAAAAGATATAGGCGAAGCTCGAACTCGATAACCACCTATTCTCTTCCCCTGCCAAAAGATGCCCTGCTCCCCTCTCGCTAACCATGTTTACAGAACTGTATCCCACTCGTATCTCTCTAATGAACCTCTTAATTAAATGGGTCTCACTCATACCAGATGtcctgtaacagcccaagcccactgcaagcagatattgtccgctttgacccgttatgtatcaccgtcaacctcatggttttaaaatgcgtctgctagggaataGGCTCTCCCTTACTCACAGATCAAGCCTCATTAGCCCTCCCCCCTTTCCTACCATACACTTCCAAAATAGGACCTCTGATGGTGCTGTTGAAAACATGAGGCAAGAGAATAGGCTGCCCACAGCTGAAATAGGGCTATAGGACGTAATCTTATAGTTTATATGCTTTGGTCAATTGAGCTACGTTTTGAAAATCTAATACCGACCGATTGGTGACGTTAGCTAAGTGTAAAAGGTATCATGAAAACATAAGCATGGTGAtgtttcttctccttctgTGTTTTAGTAATGGCTTCCTCTCTAGTACCATTCTTGTATCGGTACGAAAAAGTTGAAGGAATAAGACGGTTCAAAACCGAGCTTAATGGTTTGTTTCTGTGTTTAAAATGGCAGATGCACAGTTTGCTTAGCAGATTATCACAGTGAAGACTTATTGCGCATTCTCCCTTACTGTGGACACTCCTTCCATGTGACCTGCATAGACATATGGCTGCATCGGCACTCAACGTGCCCAGTTTGTCGTACATCGTTACGCGAGGTCCCAGACAAGAAACGAACATTACAACCCTTGTTTAGTTCAGCCATTCGCTCTCATTACAACCTCAACTCAGACGTCTGTGCTTATCCCTGCCATGGGTTCCCATTAAGCGACCATGAAAACACTGGGTTGGAACCAATCCAAGAGAATCAGGCTAACGGAGCAGCGGATCCGATAGAGAACGCTTCCTCGTTTACCGAAGGTAACCTGAATAGTAAAGgctcaagaaacaaaaatgtagTAAGTCCATCAAATGCTTGAGAATTTCTCTGTGGTTGGTTTGTGATAGGAGTTTGGATTGGTAAGAGAGCTGTGTCCCAAAAGTAGATGTCCTTAGCCATCTATCTGCTTAGAAAGGTTGTCTGTCTTGTTATTTACCACTGTACATAAGTCTTGCTTGTAGTGAACTAATCTGTTGCTGGTTTGAGCAGTTTTGTTACTTTTCTTCTGCACAACATTAAGTACACCATGAACCCCCTTTTTTACGTATCGTCTACACATAGATAGCTAACTGCACGTACCTATTCCGTGATTGGCTTCTAATAATAGAAGAGACTATTTAGATAGGATTTTCACTTTCTCCAAACCATAGCGTCCAAGACTAGAACAGAGAATAtgttattgtgagatcccccaCATCGGTTAGCAAGGAGAatgaacattctttataagggtgtggaaatatctctctagcagatgcattttaaaatctttgaggagaaacctgaaaggaaaagcttaacgaggacaatatctgctagcggtgggcttggaccgttacaaatagtatcagagctagacatcgtaCAATGGGTCAACGAGGAGACTAAGCCCTGaagggagtagacacgaggcggtgtgctagcaaagaTACTAGGCTCCAAGGGGGGAGGTGGAttagggagtcccacattgattggagaagggaacgagtgtcagtgaagATGCTGATCTCAAAAGGGAGAGAATTGTGAGATCATGCTGATCTCAAAAGGGagagaattgtgagatctcacatcggttgggtgtggaaatactcttaaactttGTATTTTAGCTCGAAATTACCTTTTAAAGtgtcaaaagtttcaataatacccttaaactttaaaaaatatcttaaaacatatacctttaaactttaaaaaatatcttaaaaatatattttttttaaacttttaaaaaaaattcaaaaatacttttacttgatttggatgaaaatcgttaatattttgtttaaaaaatactcttaacttttaaaaaagtttcaaaaatacatttgaatttttataaatttcattaataccggtaaattttttttaagaaatttaaaaatatatttatgaatagtaacacgtttcaaaaatactaataaaaatttcaaacatttggAGATAGTCTATGAAGTATCAATTCGTCCATATATTGATagtaagaattttttaatttttttttaataaaggtaaaatatgttaatgtactcttaaaatttcacagttattattgaattgtttttaaattaaagtgtATTTTCGTAACATCTTTGAAATtcaaggatatttttaaaataaagtagcCATTTAtgtctcaaaaatatttaaaagttagaataataataataataataataatttagcttattttttaaaataggaaggagtgggagatttttttttttttttttactaataatgctaattaaatatttaaaggttTAAAATTGCgaaatatcttcttcttcttcttcttcttcttcttcttcatcttgttGGATGCCCTAAGCCCTGTTTGTGGCAATGGCTCTGAGAGAGTTCTTCAACACCACAGTAAACTCATACTTGTTCGTGAAATCTATTTTACTCTTCGGCGGATACGAACTCCATTCAAATTCCTGAACCAATCTCGCTAGCATCACATGAACGTGAATCGTCGCCATTCCCAATCCAGGGCAAATCCTCCTCCCCACTCCGAACGGAATCATCTTCACTCCTTTCACTCCTGTCATATCCGCATCGTCTTCACCGGACGTGAATCTCTCCGGCTCGAACTTCTCCGGATTCTTCCACACTTCCGGATCCTTGCTGATTCCCGCCAAGTAAACCTCCACGTTCGCTTCCACCGGAATGTCGTATCCGCCGAGTTTTGTCGCCTCGGTCACCGAATGCGTCAGCGTGAAGTACGTCGGCGGGTGTTTTCTCAGTAATTCCTTCACTACGGCTTGAAGGTATGGCAATTTCTCCACATCTGATTCCTCTACTTTTCTTTCGCCTactgtttgtttgatttcttcGTGTAGTTTGTTCTGGATGTTAGGGTTTGTGATTAGCTCTGCGATTCCCCATTCGATTGCGGCGGCCGTTGTGTCTGTGCCGCCGTTGAGGAATTCGGAGCAGAGAGTGACTAATTCGGCGTCTGTTGGGGACGATTCCCGGCCGTCGACCTTGAGATCGAAGAGCGTATCGAGGTATGAAAATGAAGTTGCGTTAATGTCTGATCCTGGATTTTGAAGTGCTTTTTTCCTTCGATTGATGAACTGTACGACAAATTCGATTTGCTCTTTTCTCACTTCCATGGCGCGTTTCCTCTGCTTGGAGAAGAACGGCCTCAAAATCGGGAGAAAATCGTCGATTCTCGGATCGACGGTGATCAAAACGGTTTTAAGAACTTGATCCATTTTCTCAACCGATTCCTCGTCCATTTCTAATCCAAAGCACATCGCCAAGAGAATACAGAACACAGCGAATCTAGCATTCTTCAACACCCAAACAGCACCACCGTTGGCGGCGGCGTCGGCTCGGATGCGTTCAACGAGATTATCAATGGCGTTTTTTCTAACGTCGCGAAATTCCTTCAAGCTGCTGGAAGAGAGCATGTTCTCGACCATGTTTCGGCGGAGGGAGCGCCAGAGGGAGCCGTAGACGGCGGCATTGACAGAGAATTTGTTGCAGCTGAAGACGATTCGGGTTGGATTCTCAGCAGGACGGCTGGCGAAGGCAGGGCCGCGCTTGATTAGGGCTTCATGGATGAGGTCGGCGCCGGACAAGATGATCATGGTGCGAGAGCCCAACTGGAGAGTGAAGATTGGGCCATAAATCAGGCGAAAGTCTTCGATGTATTCGAAGAAATGCTTGCCGGTGCGGGCGACCTGGAAGAGGTTTCCAACGACCGGCCATCCGCGGGGTCCCGGCGGGAGGTTGAGCCGTTTCTTGGAGATACGTTTTTGGATGAGAAAGAAGATGAGTACAGATAGTGCGAAGGCCATAAGTGAGAAGAAAAGTTGGAGGTAGTGATCGGAGAAAGAGGACGACGCCATTGTTGAGTTTGGCGAAGGAAGTTTACGACAGAGGGAGAAGAAGACGAAGGATAGAAGAAGCAATTTTAGAGGGAAATTTATAAAGGTAACCCACAACTcttggtatttttattattattaattattgtcttccttttttttttttataagtatttgtatttttattttaaaagtttgatattacttttagttttttttttttaaaaaattaaaattattattaaactaaaagaaaataaaaaatatatataaaaaccaataatattttattttataaatacttataaattttctaaagaatctttttaaaaaaaaaaatctaaatttttcaaaagtattttagaaaatacccttaactttcaaatctttaaaaaaaaattaaaatatctgtaaactttttgaaaaaacttctgagatgttttttaatattattttaattttaaaaattatacttaccATTAATATCACATTTCAGAAATATATATGgactttgaaaaaaaaaatatattaaaaagttttatttcttttatggttaatattcttaaaattgaaaaagaatattatatattgaaccataataactttttaaaaatttttaatttatcaataatattaaagatgtttaatactatttttcaacttcacaaatatttttaataattttgtttataaaaaataattgttttttttaatagaaatttaaagatattattgacttgttttttttttatagaaataattgtttttttaaaattagtcgACTTGTTTTGcgcatttaatattttaaaagcaaTGCAAGGATAAAGGAGGAATGCAACGTGTGAATTGAGGGCACTTTGTTATATGCCCATAATTAAAGTTCACCCTTTTCAACCTAAATCTCTCGTTAATTTCATCTATTAAAGTGTgtcgatatatatatatagttgagGATTGTTAAAAGTGGGTCCCACATTGTTTATCTATTAAAGTTTTtcgatatatatattgttgagaattgttggaagCGAGTccatgatcatgagtttataagtagtTAGacaatgatcatgagtttataagtagaataatacatctccattagtataaTACCTTTTAGGGAAGTCCAAaccaaagccatgagagcttatacttagagtggacaatatcatactattgtggtggagagtcgtgattcctaatatatatatatatatatatatatatatactttagtttaaaatattttaaagagtGGTTAGGATGAGGAAAGtggaataattaaattgaaagagTAGAATGGGCGGAAAGTGTTGATTTAAGggttggttggggagggaGGGGGAAGTTgtgtaaaattaaatactcCATTCATTTACAAACGACACTCTATAGTTGTGGAAACCCCATTtcattactttcttttttctttattagcATTTAAATGGAGATCGTACTATACTGTTGTTGTATCGCTAGAAAACCAAGGATCAAACCAAACGAACATAGGATCAAACCAAATGAACATAGCGTAGTCCAAACATCGAGAAAGAAATTACCGAACATCAAAATAACCCTAAATACCTAAACTTAGAAGAATCTTAATTATGTAATAGAATTGTTTCATGGATTTGACGTTTATGTCACCAAATTATAAGAAGAGGGTTGCCGTtcaattaagaagaaaatgaaagaaaaccaCCACTTACTTTATTGCTTCAAACACCGTGACTAATTTTATGAACCCACTTTGCATTTAACTCAATCATGGCccacttatttttcttaaatttctatttcaatttttatatataaacataattttcaaacacTAAAAGGTTATCATATGAAACCGTTGGGTTCATAATGGCATGGCAAGTACTTTGAATTAGTCAAGTCTTAATGGCTAAACTACTTTAAAGATGATCATTTATAGGCATACAACATTGGAGCAACTATTTATTACTAATGGAGATTAATAACTACAATATACTATTTCAGTTCCTGTTTCTTAGAAACAAAAGGGTTCaacacaaaatttcaaagatcaAAATTTGGAGATTCAAGAAGGTTACCTCCCAGAGCATATAAGAAACTGGGAAGATGCAATGGCTGGCTCTCATCATCATTCTTCCATCCTTCCTCTCTATTGTGACAATATTATAGCTTTAATGAACTCGACGCTCGTTCTAATCTTCATCAAATTTGATCTTCTTGGGAGTTGGTTGGACGCTACCCACCtgcaaaaatttcaaattcagcAGAAAAACAAATGGAGGTGGAGGGAAGAAGCCCCTTCCTGCAGTATTTCGGCGTTAAAATACCGACATTGAATCTCAAACGAAGAAATGTTTTGGTGTGACCAACCGGGATCTAATGAGAAGGGGGAGGGAGGCATCATATGTTGCTAAGTTCTAACAAGGCATGCATACAAGCACATGAAGCTAAACAGGTTTAGGAGTGCACTCTGATAAAACTAAACATCACTTCAACTATAGAAAATATACGAATTGATAAAGAGGATTAACTAAATACCATATCCTTAAATTGTCTATATAAGACCATTTTTCACATGGAAATCATGAAAAGTGAGGTGCTCATAGTGGCCAACCGCCGTATGGAAACCATGAACAAGTGAAGTGGCTCACACAGGCTGTACAATACCAATGTGAGCTCCTGAGAGACATTAACACTTGCTAGGTTCACTCGATGTCTATATCGGGTGTGTACTCCTAAGTTCGTTTGAATCATCCTCTTAGCTATATTGTTTTAGAGTGGAgccatcttttctttttcaggtttAGTTTTGTTTAGCTCCTTTTTGGACTGAAAACCCccttttttcattcatttttctcaacGAAAGTtctagctttttttttttaaaaaagaaaaacacagaAAAAGCCCCCAAGTTTCTTATGGCATGGGAATTGTTCAATCACAAAGCAGCAATCAGCCAATAAAACTGAGGAATGGGCTAAATATCGATACCAATATTAATAATCttcaggaaaaagaaaatgcttACAATTTCTGGGCACTCGTAATCAATCCCAGCAGCTCTTATCCTCTTCTGTCTAGCCTGATTCCGCTTCAAGATCCTCTCCACCAACTTCCTGTGCTCACC
This genomic window from Cucurbita pepo subsp. pepo cultivar mu-cu-16 chromosome LG01, ASM280686v2, whole genome shotgun sequence contains:
- the LOC111788586 gene encoding RING-H2 finger protein ATL74-like translates to MMSSGVNLVMTVIGFTVSTLFIVFVCARLVCARIHLNASRRSFLVASRSDLSGLERGQHGVEPFVVANFPTKKYSDEYFSSMRNAQCTVCLADYHSEDLLRILPYCGHSFHVTCIDIWLHRHSTCPVCRTSLREVPDKKRTLQPLFSSAIRSHYNLNSDVCAYPCHGFPLSDHENTGLEPIQENQANGAADPIENASSFTEGNLNSKGSRNKNVVSPSNA
- the LOC111788662 gene encoding cytochrome P450 77A3-like translates to MASSSFSDHYLQLFFSLMAFALSVLIFFLIQKRISKKRLNLPPGPRGWPVVGNLFQVARTGKHFFEYIEDFRLIYGPIFTLQLGSRTMIILSGADLIHEALIKRGPAFASRPAENPTRIVFSCNKFSVNAAVYGSLWRSLRRNMVENMLSSSSLKEFRDVRKNAIDNLVERIRADAAANGGAVWVLKNARFAVFCILLAMCFGLEMDEESVEKMDQVLKTVLITVDPRIDDFLPILRPFFSKQRKRAMEVRKEQIEFVVQFINRRKKALQNPGSDINATSFSYLDTLFDLKVDGRESSPTDAELVTLCSEFLNGGTDTTAAAIEWGIAELITNPNIQNKLHEEIKQTVGERKVEESDVEKLPYLQAVVKELLRKHPPTYFTLTHSVTEATKLGGYDIPVEANVEVYLAGISKDPEVWKNPEKFEPERFTSGEDDADMTGVKGVKMIPFGVGRRICPGLGMATIHVHVMLARLVQEFEWSSYPPKSKIDFTNKYEFTVVLKNSLRAIATNRA